Part of the Musa acuminata AAA Group cultivar baxijiao chromosome BXJ3-10, Cavendish_Baxijiao_AAA, whole genome shotgun sequence genome, TGGATACATGGTTCTAGAACTATAAAATTAATTGATCAGTTATTCCCATTAAATCGGATCATGACATTTTGTGTACTAGAAAATGGAACCAACTAATAAAGAGTTCTTACTTTTTCAGTGGATATACATATAATACAAAAGGAAACATCAAGAGTATCTTAAAATATTGGCAATGCACAGGGTTTAGAAAACTATTCATAGCGCATATGACATATAAGATCCATTAGTGGTGGGGATTGTTTCCCTTCATATTGTGCATGGACTTCATTTAAAATTCTCTATcatcttgtaaagagttgtactaGTAGAGTATGCATGGAGCATTTGCTGAGGCTGCTTTATGTACTAGAAGATGGGAGTCAAAGTGATGGTAATGATTTGATGAATGCTGATAATACATGCACTCGATTCTAATTCAAACAAACTTTTATCCAGCCACAGACCCAAAGGCAAAGGGCCTAAAAATAGATGATTATCTTCATTCAGCAGCTAGAGTTGACAATTAATTCATATTACTCACATACGGAATGGAGTACTTAAACAAGGCAATCTGTCGGTGTTACTTTAACCATTGTGATAGACTGTTAAGTTTTTTATTTAAGATTCCCTACTCAACTTGATTGTGGATTACAGATTGCAGATATATCTGATTTTGTCTATACATTTTGAAGGTGAGTGGAGAGACACTCGAGAGATACCTGAATTGTGGTGATCAATATTGTTCTGTTCTTTTTGGTGTGTCATGGTGTCCATTCTCACGGAACATTCAACCTATTTTCGATGCTCTTAGTTCCATGTTTCCTCAAATAAAGCACTTACTAGTTGAAGAATCTTCTATCATGCCAAGGTATGTAGTTCGCAAGTCATACATGCTCTTTTTCTTCATCAATATATTGGTCCATCTTGTATGGATCATGCTATTTAAtgcaataatttttcacttgctaTGCAGTGTCCTATCGAGAAATGGTATTCACAGCTTTCCAGCTATAATGCTGATCAATCAGACATCAAGAATTCGATACCATGGCCCAAAGAATCTCAATTCTCTGGTCCATTTCTACAAGAAAAGTACAGGTTAATTTCTCAAGTTGCATTTTATTTCTTATGACGGTTCTTATTGCTTCTGGGTATTTGCCATCTGATGCTTGTTGTCCTAGTTTTATCAGAAgcattgtgattttttttttccccacCCTTTTCCTGCTTTCTAGGGGATGGGGGTGGGGTAGGTCTAAGTTTTTCGTATTGCAAACATAGTGCTGTAGCAGATATGGCACCTGCTTCGCCTCTTAAAATTGAGTTATTCATTGAGGTCTCTGTCGCCTGCAATATATTTGGTATTGCATGACCAAGACATTATAAACTGTGAGATGGACAAAGCCCtcataaaaaaattaactatACTTCTAAGTTCTTACTCTTCCCAGTGTCTTAAGTTTGCAGCAAACTTATCCTCAGTTATTCTTATACAGGTCTGAATCCTATCATGTATCTGGCTATTGATCAATCTGGTTCAGGAAATGTGAAGTCCCCTGTACTGGAAGTTGAGTCTGCAAGCGAGTTAATAACCAAGGAACCTTACTTAACCTTTGGCATAATCTACATCGGTCTGAAGATAATTATATGTTCTTTTTCTGCCATCTACTCCTGCTTCAAAGCTTTCTGGGTCTCACATGCTTGGCATCTGAACTTGAGTTTTCTTCGTGAATCAAGTCAGCTGTTGGAGCAAATGCTCCATGTGGTTGAGGTTAACGGGTTGTGGAGCAACCTTAGATTCTGCAACAAGACAAGTAACTTTCAGAAAGGGGCAAATAATGCCCGGGCCTGGGCGTCTTCCTTCACTTCAGTCTCCCTGGGTGAGTCATCTTCCTCAAGACTAGCCTCTAGTGACTCATCATAATCTTCTCTT contains:
- the LOC104000353 gene encoding 5'-adenylylsulfate reductase-like 5 — translated: MAGSLLPVVAALLFFVSSLVFRVSLATMQPLCPRLSVPFLDDLGSQCPRWIELPLRQEVSGETLERYLNCGDQYCSVLFGVSWCPFSRNIQPIFDALSSMFPQIKHLLVEESSIMPSVLSRNGIHSFPAIMLINQTSRIRYHGPKNLNSLVHFYKKSTGLNPIMYLAIDQSGSGNVKSPVLEVESASELITKEPYLTFGIIYIGLKIIICSFSAIYSCFKAFWVSHAWHLNLSFLRESSQLLEQMLHVVEVNGLWSNLRFCNKTSNFQKGANNARAWASSFTSVSLGESSSSRLASSDSS